The Balneolaceae bacterium genome has a window encoding:
- the rpsO gene encoding 30S ribosomal protein S15, with amino-acid sequence MTITKERKEEIIEKYGGSAENTGSTEAQIAIFTERIADLTEHLKDHPQDHASRRGLLKMVGKRRRLLNYLAKNDIEAYRSLISDLGIRK; translated from the coding sequence ATGACGATTACCAAGGAACGCAAGGAAGAGATAATTGAGAAGTACGGTGGCTCCGCGGAGAACACCGGATCGACCGAAGCCCAGATCGCTATATTCACCGAACGTATCGCCGATCTCACCGAACACCTCAAGGACCATCCGCAGGATCACGCTTCGCGCCGGGGCCTGCTCAAAATGGTCGGGAAACGCCGGCGCCTGCTGAACTACCTGGCCAAGAATGATATCGAGGCCTACCGTTCGCTCATCAGCGACCTGGGTATTCGCAAGTAG
- the pnp gene encoding polyribonucleotide nucleotidyltransferase: MKSDFRTCEFAPGKTISIETGRIAKQADGAVVIRMGDTMLLCTAVCEKDPKPGMNFFPLTVDLRESFSAAGKFPGGFIKREGRPSDKEILSSRLIDRTLRPLFPDGFRCETQAICAVLSSDGENDGDVLGGVGASAAMHLSDAPFQGPTAMVRVGRIEGEFIINPTVSELKESDLDLIVSGTAESVIMIEGEADEISEKEMLGAIKAGHEAIQKLCAFQEELREEFGKEKRDYEPDPVDETLKQKVEENARPKIRDVVTTGLGKEEYSKRLKEAKESVVEELTAIEEFEEEADAIKEFCKNIEKEELRSLILNKKERIDGRAPEDIRDIWTEVGYLARTHGSAIFTRGETQALVSITMGTKQDAQSIDTLMVEEDKQFYLHYNFPPYCVGEARFLRGPGRREIGHGHLAERALKKLMPSFEEFGYVIRVISDITESNGSSSMASVCGGSMALMNAGVPLKKPVAGIAMGMIVGEDESVVLSDIRGEEDFMGDMDFKTAGSADGITACQMDMKVQGISFEVLEKALEQAHQGRMHILGKMAETISQPADEISPYAPQFINMEIEADDIGAVIGPGGKVIQTLQKETDTEIWVEEDEERRKGMITITADSLDKAEEAKKRIQGIVGHLDEGATYKGTVKAIKEYGAFVEIVPGKDGLLHVSEINHTHVDNVSDVLSVGDELEVKLLKVEHGGKLRLSRKALIPKDGE, encoded by the coding sequence ATGAAATCAGATTTCAGAACCTGTGAATTCGCTCCCGGAAAAACCATCTCCATTGAAACCGGACGCATCGCCAAGCAGGCCGACGGGGCCGTTGTGATCCGCATGGGTGACACCATGCTGCTCTGCACCGCAGTTTGCGAAAAAGATCCCAAGCCGGGCATGAACTTTTTCCCACTGACGGTAGACCTGCGTGAAAGTTTTTCCGCGGCCGGCAAATTTCCCGGCGGTTTCATCAAGCGTGAGGGACGCCCCTCCGACAAAGAGATTCTCTCCAGCAGGCTTATTGACCGTACACTGCGCCCCCTCTTTCCCGACGGATTCCGATGCGAGACACAGGCCATCTGCGCCGTCCTTTCCTCTGACGGGGAGAACGACGGTGACGTGCTGGGAGGTGTGGGCGCCTCGGCAGCCATGCACCTCTCGGACGCCCCCTTTCAGGGTCCGACCGCCATGGTTCGCGTGGGACGCATAGAAGGGGAGTTCATTATCAATCCCACGGTCAGCGAGCTGAAAGAGAGTGATTTAGACCTGATCGTAAGCGGTACCGCCGAGAGCGTGATCATGATCGAGGGCGAGGCCGACGAAATTTCCGAGAAGGAGATGCTGGGAGCCATCAAGGCCGGCCACGAGGCCATCCAGAAACTTTGTGCTTTCCAGGAAGAGCTTCGCGAGGAATTCGGCAAGGAGAAACGGGACTACGAACCTGATCCTGTAGACGAGACCCTCAAGCAGAAGGTTGAGGAAAACGCTCGTCCGAAGATCCGCGACGTGGTCACCACCGGACTCGGCAAAGAGGAATACTCCAAACGGCTCAAAGAGGCCAAGGAGTCCGTGGTCGAGGAGCTCACCGCCATCGAGGAATTCGAAGAGGAGGCTGACGCCATCAAGGAGTTCTGCAAGAACATCGAGAAAGAAGAGCTCCGGAGCCTCATTCTCAACAAGAAAGAACGCATCGACGGGCGTGCACCGGAAGACATTCGTGATATCTGGACCGAAGTGGGTTACCTGGCCCGCACGCACGGTTCTGCCATCTTTACCCGAGGTGAGACTCAGGCCCTTGTTTCTATCACCATGGGCACCAAGCAGGATGCACAGTCCATCGACACTCTGATGGTGGAGGAAGACAAACAGTTCTACCTGCACTACAACTTCCCGCCTTACTGTGTGGGCGAGGCGCGCTTCCTGCGTGGTCCTGGTCGGCGTGAGATCGGCCACGGCCATCTGGCCGAACGCGCACTCAAAAAACTGATGCCATCCTTCGAGGAATTCGGCTATGTAATCCGCGTCATTTCCGACATTACCGAATCGAACGGCTCGTCTTCCATGGCCTCCGTTTGCGGAGGCTCCATGGCCCTGATGAACGCCGGCGTGCCGCTGAAGAAGCCGGTGGCCGGAATCGCCATGGGCATGATCGTGGGCGAGGACGAATCTGTGGTACTGTCTGACATCCGCGGAGAGGAGGACTTCATGGGCGACATGGACTTCAAGACCGCCGGATCGGCCGACGGCATCACCGCATGCCAGATGGACATGAAGGTGCAGGGCATCTCTTTCGAGGTGCTTGAAAAGGCACTGGAACAGGCCCACCAGGGACGCATGCATATTCTCGGCAAGATGGCTGAAACCATATCGCAGCCGGCTGATGAGATTTCCCCCTACGCGCCGCAGTTCATCAATATGGAGATCGAAGCCGATGACATCGGCGCAGTGATCGGTCCGGGCGGCAAGGTCATCCAGACTCTGCAGAAGGAGACCGACACCGAGATCTGGGTCGAGGAGGACGAAGAGCGCCGCAAGGGCATGATCACCATCACGGCCGACAGTCTTGACAAAGCCGAGGAGGCCAAGAAACGGATCCAGGGTATCGTGGGTCACCTCGATGAGGGAGCCACCTACAAGGGCACCGTTAAGGCCATCAAGGAATACGGCGCTTTCGTGGAGATCGTACCGGGCAAGGACGGACTGTTGCACGTCTCTGAGATCAATCACACACACGTGGACAACGTCAGCGATGTCCTTTCAGTAGGCGACGAGCTGGAAGTCAAACTCCTCAAGGTGGAGCACGGCGGTAAGCTGCGTCTCTCCCGCAAGGCCCTGATTCCCAAGGACGGCGAATAA
- a CDS encoding pitrilysin family protein, with translation MTPKRSAEELDFVGKTTLENGLKVVTEQVPSIKSVSVGIWVKTGSRNESDRRAGITHFLEHMLFKGTESRSSYDIAMSMESVGGYLNAFTSSEYTCYYSRCLNSQMERALDVLSDMVLHPSFPEEEIAKEKKVVIEEMKMYRDSPDDYLFEEFSNAMFKGHPLGRPIIGFEETVSAFSRQDLYDYMAERYRPDNLIVAVSGNMEHERVVELVEGYFGDLEREATETENQPLTGYEQDRLQLTKDIEQTHLIMGRRGLNYDHEDKYKLLMANTILGGGMSSRLHQNVREKYGYCYSITTFNQSYSDSGLFGVYVGTDRDYVDHVRELIVRELDRLRSEKVGEQELAEAKAQLKGKLMLSLESMSNRMSRLAKSELYFERFVTLDELVENIDGVDAEGLRNFAEDFFDAGRYSEAQLLPDGN, from the coding sequence ATGACCCCCAAACGATCCGCCGAGGAACTAGACTTTGTTGGCAAAACCACCCTGGAAAACGGACTCAAAGTGGTCACCGAACAGGTGCCCAGCATCAAGAGCGTCTCCGTCGGCATCTGGGTGAAGACCGGCAGCCGAAACGAGAGCGACCGGCGCGCGGGCATTACCCACTTTCTGGAGCACATGCTTTTCAAGGGCACCGAGAGCCGCTCCTCCTACGACATCGCCATGAGCATGGAGTCGGTAGGGGGCTACCTGAATGCCTTCACTTCTTCCGAATACACCTGCTACTACTCCCGATGCCTCAACTCGCAGATGGAGCGGGCGCTGGACGTGCTTTCCGACATGGTGCTGCACCCGTCCTTCCCTGAGGAGGAGATCGCCAAGGAGAAAAAGGTGGTCATCGAGGAGATGAAAATGTACCGCGATTCTCCGGACGACTATCTCTTCGAGGAGTTCAGCAATGCCATGTTTAAGGGACATCCCCTGGGACGGCCCATCATCGGCTTCGAGGAGACGGTATCGGCCTTCAGCCGGCAGGACCTCTACGACTACATGGCCGAGCGCTACCGTCCAGACAACTTGATCGTGGCCGTCTCTGGCAACATGGAGCATGAACGGGTGGTGGAGCTGGTGGAAGGATATTTCGGTGACCTGGAGCGTGAAGCCACCGAGACGGAGAATCAGCCGCTTACCGGCTACGAACAGGACCGACTGCAGCTGACCAAGGACATCGAGCAGACCCATCTCATAATGGGACGACGCGGACTCAACTACGATCACGAGGACAAGTACAAGCTGCTGATGGCCAACACCATCCTGGGAGGGGGGATGAGCTCGCGGCTGCACCAGAACGTGCGCGAGAAATACGGCTACTGCTACTCCATCACCACCTTTAACCAGTCCTACAGCGACTCGGGTCTGTTCGGGGTCTACGTTGGTACAGACCGTGACTACGTGGATCATGTACGGGAGCTGATCGTTCGTGAGCTGGACCGCCTGCGAAGCGAAAAGGTGGGCGAGCAGGAGCTGGCCGAAGCCAAGGCACAGCTCAAGGGCAAGCTTATGCTCTCGCTGGAGAGCATGAGCAACCGCATGTCACGCCTGGCCAAGAGCGAGCTCTATTTCGAGCGTTTTGTGACCCTGGACGAGCTGGTGGAAAACATTGACGGCGTGGATGCCGAAGGGCTGCGCAACTTTGCGGAGGACTTTTTCGATGCCGGCCGCTACTCCGAGGCCCAGCTGCTGCCGGACGGAAACTGA
- a CDS encoding 6-bladed beta-propeller: MVIGQDENAPEEYMIANPLHVTTDTVGRIYLAGQDLSIRVFYSEGNFITRFGGRGRGPGEFLDMDEMTIGKDGELIALDTRSQRITYFYELGESHRSHSFKSDWSGGHNIVPIDDSTLAVTAKDYRGEVGSDRVEEMDNRVIKFMSRDLDTQYHGVLDIYEKMWDPDLLIERRIARSPNHYNMAGLPGNQLAFTHRVFKGTLFMINYTYLEDKLQTTVQGINSRFSNPTPYRQLDQDVDFFEMARKVHGMISGGDPAGSYRYQMLLQSNHLFANDEWLFHFVTVAEGNDADYYLELFDAETGAYVGYSQIDDDFTMRQEFYTVFHPKHIDDRNQLYFFDRSGDVPVLRVTRIHIE, encoded by the coding sequence ATGGTTATAGGCCAGGATGAGAACGCCCCCGAGGAGTACATGATCGCCAACCCACTGCATGTGACCACGGACACCGTGGGTCGCATCTACCTGGCGGGCCAGGATCTGTCCATCCGGGTTTTCTATTCAGAGGGAAATTTTATCACCCGGTTTGGTGGCCGGGGCCGGGGACCCGGGGAGTTCCTGGATATGGACGAGATGACCATAGGGAAGGACGGAGAACTCATTGCACTGGACACGCGGTCCCAGCGCATCACATATTTTTATGAACTGGGAGAAAGTCACCGGTCACACAGCTTCAAGTCAGACTGGTCGGGCGGCCACAATATCGTCCCCATCGACGACTCAACGCTGGCGGTGACAGCTAAAGACTACCGGGGAGAAGTAGGTTCCGACAGAGTCGAAGAGATGGACAACAGGGTCATTAAATTCATGTCCCGGGATCTGGACACCCAGTATCACGGCGTGTTGGATATATATGAAAAGATGTGGGATCCCGACCTGCTCATCGAACGGCGTATTGCCCGTTCACCAAACCACTATAACATGGCAGGTCTCCCCGGCAATCAGCTTGCCTTCACCCACCGGGTATTCAAGGGAACCCTTTTCATGATCAACTATACCTATCTTGAGGACAAATTGCAGACCACCGTTCAGGGGATCAACAGCCGCTTTTCAAACCCCACACCCTACCGGCAGCTCGATCAGGATGTAGATTTCTTTGAAATGGCGCGCAAGGTGCATGGTATGATCAGTGGAGGGGATCCGGCAGGTTCATACCGCTACCAGATGTTGTTGCAAAGCAATCATCTTTTCGCCAACGATGAGTGGCTTTTTCATTTCGTTACAGTGGCCGAAGGAAACGATGCAGACTACTACCTGGAACTGTTCGATGCCGAGACGGGCGCCTACGTCGGGTATTCGCAGATTGACGACGATTTCACCATGAGACAGGAATTCTACACGGTCTTTCATCCGAAACATATAGACGACCGGAACCAACTCTACTTTTTCGACCGCTCCGGCGATGTTCCGGTCCTTCGGGTGACCCGCATTCATATTGAGTAA